One region of Salvelinus namaycush isolate Seneca chromosome 3, SaNama_1.0, whole genome shotgun sequence genomic DNA includes:
- the LOC120045151 gene encoding solute carrier family 12 member 9-like isoform X1 encodes MSNEHAPLLAHGVCGLSVDTAVCGMEGSEGTGEASTPNAVPRKLNTFFGVIVPTVLSMFSIVLFLRTGFVVGHAGLLQGLVMLLVAYTIISLTILSICAISTNGAVQGGGAYFMISRSLGPEFGGSIGLMFFLAKVCACGVYVLGLVEAILDIFGQDPASSSALRVLPQGYWYTVLYSSIVLLLVLLVCLVGAHIFARTSFLILLVVTISLLSIYISPLALTTPLNFLISHQGPGNQTLTYNASYTGFNGTTLRDNLGSSYTVDYSTGKVMSFASVFAVMFTSCTGIMAGANMSGELKNPSAAIPKGTIIAVLYTCIVYVLLFILASSTCERTLLVQDYGFFQRINIWPPFVTIGIYCSALSAAMCSLIGASRILHALALDQLFGFPLAPAAITSSSGNPWVAVLYTWGLAQCVVFAGQLNAIAGLVTVFYLLAYAAVDLACLALEWASAPNFRPTFQVFSWHTCLLGILSCLVMMFVINPVYSSASIILLLLLLLFLHYRSPTSSWGYISQALIFHQVRKYLLMLDVRKDHVKFWRPQVLLMVANPRSSCQLINFVNQLKKGGLFVLGHVKLGDLDTLPSDPVQQQYNFWLSLVDKLGVKAFVDLTLSPSVRQGTQHLLRITGLGGMKPNTLVLGFYDSCTPEDYFLQDPAFYESEEAGGDDFGVDLPSLQAHFPPVRHVESPRWLTPEEYVGIISDAIKMSKNVCLGRYFFQLQGESMGTKMDGAGRIIDVWPLNLLRPGSTSAASVDVCSLFLLQMACVLNMASRWRHARMRIFLCVEAESSDQGWVVKEETFRELLRKLRIRASIKIVPWDSVVQLYGQKQTQDAGLGELGLTRPAPALSEDFLSAVNCLLMEHSAQAAVRFLYLPRPPTHSSQSQQYLSQLEAVTHGLGPTLLIHGLTPVTCTEL; translated from the exons ATGTCTAATGAACACGCACCCCTCCTCGCCCATGGGGTGTGTGGTCTGTCTGTAGACACAGCAGTATGTGGCATGGAGGGGTCCGAGGGCACTGGGGAGGCCAGCACTCCTAATGCTGTACCCCGAAAACTCAACACATTCTTCGGGGTGATAGTGCCCACCGTCCTCTCCATGTTCAGCATTGTCCTCTTCCTCAGAACTG GGTTTGTGGTTGGTCATGCGGGGCTCTTGCAGGGTCTTGTGATGCTGCTTGTAGCCTACACCATTATCTCCCTCACCATCTTGTCCATCTGTGCTATTTCCACCAATGGTGCTGTGCAGGGAGGCGGGGCCTATT TCATGATCAGTCGATCGTTGGGCCCAGAGTTTGGAGGAAGCATTGGCCTCATGTTCTTCCTTGCTAAGGTGTGCGCGTGTGGAGTGTATGTGCTTGGTCTGGTAGAGGCCATACTTGACATATTTGGTCAGGATCCAG CGTCGTCCTCTGCATTGCGGGTGCTTCCCCAGGGCTACTGGTACACAGTGCTGTATTCTTCCATAGTTCTCCTGCTGGTTCTGTTGGTGTGCCTAGTGGGCGCCCACATCTTCGCCCGCACCTCCTTTCTCATCCTTCTGGTGGTGACCATCTCCTTGCTGTCCATCTACATCAGCCCCCTGGCGCTGACCACGCCCCTAAActtcctcatctcccaccagGGCCCTGGCAACCAGACCCTCACCTACAACGCCAGCTACACAGGCTTCAACGGCACAACACTGAGGGACAACCTGGGCT CGAGCTACACTGTGGACTATAGCACCGGTAAAGTAATGTCATTCGCCTCCGTGTTCGCTGTCATGttcaccagctgtaccggaatcATGGCCGGAGCCAACATGTCAG GAGAGCTGAAGAACCCCAGTGCTGCCATTCCCAAAGGCACCATTATTGCAGTCCTCTACACCTGCATAGTCTATGTCCTGCTCTTCATCCTGGCCAGCTCCACATGTGAAAG GACCCTGTTGGTTCAGGATTACGGGTTCTTCCAGCGTATAAACATTTGGCCGCCATTTGTAACCATTGGGATCTACTGTTCCGCCCTATCAGCAGCCATGTGCTCTCTGATTGGGGCGTCCCGGATCCTCCATGCCCTTGCACTGGACCAGCTGTTTG GTTTTCCATTGGCTCCTGCTGCTATCACTTCCAGCTCTGGTAACCCATGGGTGGCAGTGCTGTACACCTGGGGGTTGGCACAG TGTGTGGTGTTTGCAGGCCAACTTAATGCCATAGCTGGCCTTGTGACAGTGTTCTACCTGCTGGCCTATGCTGCTGTCGACttggcctgtctggctctggaaTGGGCATCGGCCCCCAACTTCAG GCCCACCTTCCAGGTGTTCTCCTGGCACACATGTCTGCTGGGCATTCTGAGCTGTCTGGTGATGATGTTTGTCATTAATCCTGTCTACTCTTCAGCCAGCATCATCCTCCTCTTGCTGCTATTGCTCTTCCTGCACTACAGATCACCCACCAGCAGCTGGGGATACATCAGCCAGGCTCTTATCTTCCATCAG GTGCGTAAGTATCTGCTGATGCTGGACGTGAGGAAGGACCATGTGAAGTTCTGGAGGCCCCAGGTGTTGTTGATGGTGGCCAACCCTCGCTCCTCCTGCCAGCTCATCAACTTTGTCAATCAGCTGAAGAAGGGCGGCCTGTTTGTGCTGGGACACGTGAAGCTGGGAGATCTGG ACACCCTGCCCTCAGACCCTGTCCAGCAGCAGTATAACTTCTGGCTGAGTCTGGTGGATAAGCTGGGAGTGAAGGCCTTTGTGGATCTGACTCTGTCCCCCTCTGTGAGGCAGGGCACACAGCATCTGCTGCGCATCACTGGCCTGG GCGGCATGAAGCCCAACACTCTGGTCTTGGGGTTCTACGACAGTTGCACCCCTGAGGACTACTTCCTCCAAGACCCTGCCTTCTATGAGTCAGAAGAGGCCGGAGGGGATGATTTTGGGGTAGATCTACCCTCTCTGCAAGCCCACTTCCCTCCAGTCCGCCATGTGGAGAGTCCACGCTGGCTCACGCCAGAGGAGTATGTGGGAATCATCTCGGATGCCATCAAGATGAGTAAGAACGTGTGTCTGGGCCGCTACTTCTTCCAGCTGCAGGGGGAGAGCATGGGGACCAAGATGGACGGGGCTGGGAGGATCATCGACGTGTGGCCCCTCAACCTGCTGCGTCCGGGCAGCACCTCAGCAGCCTCTGTTGACGTGTGCAGCCTTTTCCTGCTGCAGATGGCGTGTGTCCTCAACATGGCCAGCAGATGGCGCCATGCCAGAATGAGaatatttctgtgtgtggagGCAGAGTCAAGCGACCAGGGCTGGGTGGTTAAAGAGGAGACCTTCCGGGAGCTGTTGAGGAAGCTGAGGATCAGGGCCTCCATCAAGATAGTGCCTTGGGACTCTGTGGTGCAGCTGTACGgacagaaacagacacaggacGCAGGGCTGGGGGAGCTGGGCCTGACGAGGCCGGCCCCAGCCCTCTCAGAGGACTTCTTGTCTGCAGTCAACTGCCTGCTGATGGAGCACAGTGCTCAGGCTGCTGTCCGCTTCCTGTATTTACCACGCCCCCCTACTCACTCTAGCCAATCACAACAATACCTTAGTCAGTTGGAAGCTGTGACTCACGGTTTAGGCCCAACCCTCTTGATTCATGGTCTCACCCCAGTCACGTGCACTGAGCTTTGa
- the LOC120045151 gene encoding solute carrier family 12 member 9-like isoform X2 gives MSNEHAPLLAHGVCGLSVDTAVCGMEGSEGTGEASTPNAVPRKLNTFFGVIVPTVLSMFSIVLFLRTGFVVGHAGLLQGLVMLLVAYTIISLTILSICAISTNGAVQGGGAYFMISRSLGPEFGGSIGLMFFLAKVCACGVYVLGLVEAILDIFGQDPASSSALRVLPQGYWYTVLYSSIVLLLVLLVCLVGAHIFARTSFLILLGPGNQTLTYNASYTGFNGTTLRDNLGSSYTVDYSTGKVMSFASVFAVMFTSCTGIMAGANMSGELKNPSAAIPKGTIIAVLYTCIVYVLLFILASSTCERTLLVQDYGFFQRINIWPPFVTIGIYCSALSAAMCSLIGASRILHALALDQLFGFPLAPAAITSSSGNPWVAVLYTWGLAQCVVFAGQLNAIAGLVTVFYLLAYAAVDLACLALEWASAPNFRPTFQVFSWHTCLLGILSCLVMMFVINPVYSSASIILLLLLLLFLHYRSPTSSWGYISQALIFHQVRKYLLMLDVRKDHVKFWRPQVLLMVANPRSSCQLINFVNQLKKGGLFVLGHVKLGDLDTLPSDPVQQQYNFWLSLVDKLGVKAFVDLTLSPSVRQGTQHLLRITGLGGMKPNTLVLGFYDSCTPEDYFLQDPAFYESEEAGGDDFGVDLPSLQAHFPPVRHVESPRWLTPEEYVGIISDAIKMSKNVCLGRYFFQLQGESMGTKMDGAGRIIDVWPLNLLRPGSTSAASVDVCSLFLLQMACVLNMASRWRHARMRIFLCVEAESSDQGWVVKEETFRELLRKLRIRASIKIVPWDSVVQLYGQKQTQDAGLGELGLTRPAPALSEDFLSAVNCLLMEHSAQAAVRFLYLPRPPTHSSQSQQYLSQLEAVTHGLGPTLLIHGLTPVTCTEL, from the exons ATGTCTAATGAACACGCACCCCTCCTCGCCCATGGGGTGTGTGGTCTGTCTGTAGACACAGCAGTATGTGGCATGGAGGGGTCCGAGGGCACTGGGGAGGCCAGCACTCCTAATGCTGTACCCCGAAAACTCAACACATTCTTCGGGGTGATAGTGCCCACCGTCCTCTCCATGTTCAGCATTGTCCTCTTCCTCAGAACTG GGTTTGTGGTTGGTCATGCGGGGCTCTTGCAGGGTCTTGTGATGCTGCTTGTAGCCTACACCATTATCTCCCTCACCATCTTGTCCATCTGTGCTATTTCCACCAATGGTGCTGTGCAGGGAGGCGGGGCCTATT TCATGATCAGTCGATCGTTGGGCCCAGAGTTTGGAGGAAGCATTGGCCTCATGTTCTTCCTTGCTAAGGTGTGCGCGTGTGGAGTGTATGTGCTTGGTCTGGTAGAGGCCATACTTGACATATTTGGTCAGGATCCAG CGTCGTCCTCTGCATTGCGGGTGCTTCCCCAGGGCTACTGGTACACAGTGCTGTATTCTTCCATAGTTCTCCTGCTGGTTCTGTTGGTGTGCCTAGTGGGCGCCCACATCTTCGCCCGCACCTCCTTTCTCATCCTTCTG GGCCCTGGCAACCAGACCCTCACCTACAACGCCAGCTACACAGGCTTCAACGGCACAACACTGAGGGACAACCTGGGCT CGAGCTACACTGTGGACTATAGCACCGGTAAAGTAATGTCATTCGCCTCCGTGTTCGCTGTCATGttcaccagctgtaccggaatcATGGCCGGAGCCAACATGTCAG GAGAGCTGAAGAACCCCAGTGCTGCCATTCCCAAAGGCACCATTATTGCAGTCCTCTACACCTGCATAGTCTATGTCCTGCTCTTCATCCTGGCCAGCTCCACATGTGAAAG GACCCTGTTGGTTCAGGATTACGGGTTCTTCCAGCGTATAAACATTTGGCCGCCATTTGTAACCATTGGGATCTACTGTTCCGCCCTATCAGCAGCCATGTGCTCTCTGATTGGGGCGTCCCGGATCCTCCATGCCCTTGCACTGGACCAGCTGTTTG GTTTTCCATTGGCTCCTGCTGCTATCACTTCCAGCTCTGGTAACCCATGGGTGGCAGTGCTGTACACCTGGGGGTTGGCACAG TGTGTGGTGTTTGCAGGCCAACTTAATGCCATAGCTGGCCTTGTGACAGTGTTCTACCTGCTGGCCTATGCTGCTGTCGACttggcctgtctggctctggaaTGGGCATCGGCCCCCAACTTCAG GCCCACCTTCCAGGTGTTCTCCTGGCACACATGTCTGCTGGGCATTCTGAGCTGTCTGGTGATGATGTTTGTCATTAATCCTGTCTACTCTTCAGCCAGCATCATCCTCCTCTTGCTGCTATTGCTCTTCCTGCACTACAGATCACCCACCAGCAGCTGGGGATACATCAGCCAGGCTCTTATCTTCCATCAG GTGCGTAAGTATCTGCTGATGCTGGACGTGAGGAAGGACCATGTGAAGTTCTGGAGGCCCCAGGTGTTGTTGATGGTGGCCAACCCTCGCTCCTCCTGCCAGCTCATCAACTTTGTCAATCAGCTGAAGAAGGGCGGCCTGTTTGTGCTGGGACACGTGAAGCTGGGAGATCTGG ACACCCTGCCCTCAGACCCTGTCCAGCAGCAGTATAACTTCTGGCTGAGTCTGGTGGATAAGCTGGGAGTGAAGGCCTTTGTGGATCTGACTCTGTCCCCCTCTGTGAGGCAGGGCACACAGCATCTGCTGCGCATCACTGGCCTGG GCGGCATGAAGCCCAACACTCTGGTCTTGGGGTTCTACGACAGTTGCACCCCTGAGGACTACTTCCTCCAAGACCCTGCCTTCTATGAGTCAGAAGAGGCCGGAGGGGATGATTTTGGGGTAGATCTACCCTCTCTGCAAGCCCACTTCCCTCCAGTCCGCCATGTGGAGAGTCCACGCTGGCTCACGCCAGAGGAGTATGTGGGAATCATCTCGGATGCCATCAAGATGAGTAAGAACGTGTGTCTGGGCCGCTACTTCTTCCAGCTGCAGGGGGAGAGCATGGGGACCAAGATGGACGGGGCTGGGAGGATCATCGACGTGTGGCCCCTCAACCTGCTGCGTCCGGGCAGCACCTCAGCAGCCTCTGTTGACGTGTGCAGCCTTTTCCTGCTGCAGATGGCGTGTGTCCTCAACATGGCCAGCAGATGGCGCCATGCCAGAATGAGaatatttctgtgtgtggagGCAGAGTCAAGCGACCAGGGCTGGGTGGTTAAAGAGGAGACCTTCCGGGAGCTGTTGAGGAAGCTGAGGATCAGGGCCTCCATCAAGATAGTGCCTTGGGACTCTGTGGTGCAGCTGTACGgacagaaacagacacaggacGCAGGGCTGGGGGAGCTGGGCCTGACGAGGCCGGCCCCAGCCCTCTCAGAGGACTTCTTGTCTGCAGTCAACTGCCTGCTGATGGAGCACAGTGCTCAGGCTGCTGTCCGCTTCCTGTATTTACCACGCCCCCCTACTCACTCTAGCCAATCACAACAATACCTTAGTCAGTTGGAAGCTGTGACTCACGGTTTAGGCCCAACCCTCTTGATTCATGGTCTCACCCCAGTCACGTGCACTGAGCTTTGa
- the LOC120045151 gene encoding solute carrier family 12 member 9-like isoform X3, which translates to MSNEHAPLLAHGVCGLSVDTAVCGMEGSEGTGEASTPNAVPRKLNTFFGVIVPTVLSMFSIVLFLRTASSSALRVLPQGYWYTVLYSSIVLLLVLLVCLVGAHIFARTSFLILLVVTISLLSIYISPLALTTPLNFLISHQGPGNQTLTYNASYTGFNGTTLRDNLGSSYTVDYSTGKVMSFASVFAVMFTSCTGIMAGANMSGELKNPSAAIPKGTIIAVLYTCIVYVLLFILASSTCERTLLVQDYGFFQRINIWPPFVTIGIYCSALSAAMCSLIGASRILHALALDQLFGFPLAPAAITSSSGNPWVAVLYTWGLAQCVVFAGQLNAIAGLVTVFYLLAYAAVDLACLALEWASAPNFRPTFQVFSWHTCLLGILSCLVMMFVINPVYSSASIILLLLLLLFLHYRSPTSSWGYISQALIFHQVRKYLLMLDVRKDHVKFWRPQVLLMVANPRSSCQLINFVNQLKKGGLFVLGHVKLGDLDTLPSDPVQQQYNFWLSLVDKLGVKAFVDLTLSPSVRQGTQHLLRITGLGGMKPNTLVLGFYDSCTPEDYFLQDPAFYESEEAGGDDFGVDLPSLQAHFPPVRHVESPRWLTPEEYVGIISDAIKMSKNVCLGRYFFQLQGESMGTKMDGAGRIIDVWPLNLLRPGSTSAASVDVCSLFLLQMACVLNMASRWRHARMRIFLCVEAESSDQGWVVKEETFRELLRKLRIRASIKIVPWDSVVQLYGQKQTQDAGLGELGLTRPAPALSEDFLSAVNCLLMEHSAQAAVRFLYLPRPPTHSSQSQQYLSQLEAVTHGLGPTLLIHGLTPVTCTEL; encoded by the exons ATGTCTAATGAACACGCACCCCTCCTCGCCCATGGGGTGTGTGGTCTGTCTGTAGACACAGCAGTATGTGGCATGGAGGGGTCCGAGGGCACTGGGGAGGCCAGCACTCCTAATGCTGTACCCCGAAAACTCAACACATTCTTCGGGGTGATAGTGCCCACCGTCCTCTCCATGTTCAGCATTGTCCTCTTCCTCAGAACTG CGTCGTCCTCTGCATTGCGGGTGCTTCCCCAGGGCTACTGGTACACAGTGCTGTATTCTTCCATAGTTCTCCTGCTGGTTCTGTTGGTGTGCCTAGTGGGCGCCCACATCTTCGCCCGCACCTCCTTTCTCATCCTTCTGGTGGTGACCATCTCCTTGCTGTCCATCTACATCAGCCCCCTGGCGCTGACCACGCCCCTAAActtcctcatctcccaccagGGCCCTGGCAACCAGACCCTCACCTACAACGCCAGCTACACAGGCTTCAACGGCACAACACTGAGGGACAACCTGGGCT CGAGCTACACTGTGGACTATAGCACCGGTAAAGTAATGTCATTCGCCTCCGTGTTCGCTGTCATGttcaccagctgtaccggaatcATGGCCGGAGCCAACATGTCAG GAGAGCTGAAGAACCCCAGTGCTGCCATTCCCAAAGGCACCATTATTGCAGTCCTCTACACCTGCATAGTCTATGTCCTGCTCTTCATCCTGGCCAGCTCCACATGTGAAAG GACCCTGTTGGTTCAGGATTACGGGTTCTTCCAGCGTATAAACATTTGGCCGCCATTTGTAACCATTGGGATCTACTGTTCCGCCCTATCAGCAGCCATGTGCTCTCTGATTGGGGCGTCCCGGATCCTCCATGCCCTTGCACTGGACCAGCTGTTTG GTTTTCCATTGGCTCCTGCTGCTATCACTTCCAGCTCTGGTAACCCATGGGTGGCAGTGCTGTACACCTGGGGGTTGGCACAG TGTGTGGTGTTTGCAGGCCAACTTAATGCCATAGCTGGCCTTGTGACAGTGTTCTACCTGCTGGCCTATGCTGCTGTCGACttggcctgtctggctctggaaTGGGCATCGGCCCCCAACTTCAG GCCCACCTTCCAGGTGTTCTCCTGGCACACATGTCTGCTGGGCATTCTGAGCTGTCTGGTGATGATGTTTGTCATTAATCCTGTCTACTCTTCAGCCAGCATCATCCTCCTCTTGCTGCTATTGCTCTTCCTGCACTACAGATCACCCACCAGCAGCTGGGGATACATCAGCCAGGCTCTTATCTTCCATCAG GTGCGTAAGTATCTGCTGATGCTGGACGTGAGGAAGGACCATGTGAAGTTCTGGAGGCCCCAGGTGTTGTTGATGGTGGCCAACCCTCGCTCCTCCTGCCAGCTCATCAACTTTGTCAATCAGCTGAAGAAGGGCGGCCTGTTTGTGCTGGGACACGTGAAGCTGGGAGATCTGG ACACCCTGCCCTCAGACCCTGTCCAGCAGCAGTATAACTTCTGGCTGAGTCTGGTGGATAAGCTGGGAGTGAAGGCCTTTGTGGATCTGACTCTGTCCCCCTCTGTGAGGCAGGGCACACAGCATCTGCTGCGCATCACTGGCCTGG GCGGCATGAAGCCCAACACTCTGGTCTTGGGGTTCTACGACAGTTGCACCCCTGAGGACTACTTCCTCCAAGACCCTGCCTTCTATGAGTCAGAAGAGGCCGGAGGGGATGATTTTGGGGTAGATCTACCCTCTCTGCAAGCCCACTTCCCTCCAGTCCGCCATGTGGAGAGTCCACGCTGGCTCACGCCAGAGGAGTATGTGGGAATCATCTCGGATGCCATCAAGATGAGTAAGAACGTGTGTCTGGGCCGCTACTTCTTCCAGCTGCAGGGGGAGAGCATGGGGACCAAGATGGACGGGGCTGGGAGGATCATCGACGTGTGGCCCCTCAACCTGCTGCGTCCGGGCAGCACCTCAGCAGCCTCTGTTGACGTGTGCAGCCTTTTCCTGCTGCAGATGGCGTGTGTCCTCAACATGGCCAGCAGATGGCGCCATGCCAGAATGAGaatatttctgtgtgtggagGCAGAGTCAAGCGACCAGGGCTGGGTGGTTAAAGAGGAGACCTTCCGGGAGCTGTTGAGGAAGCTGAGGATCAGGGCCTCCATCAAGATAGTGCCTTGGGACTCTGTGGTGCAGCTGTACGgacagaaacagacacaggacGCAGGGCTGGGGGAGCTGGGCCTGACGAGGCCGGCCCCAGCCCTCTCAGAGGACTTCTTGTCTGCAGTCAACTGCCTGCTGATGGAGCACAGTGCTCAGGCTGCTGTCCGCTTCCTGTATTTACCACGCCCCCCTACTCACTCTAGCCAATCACAACAATACCTTAGTCAGTTGGAAGCTGTGACTCACGGTTTAGGCCCAACCCTCTTGATTCATGGTCTCACCCCAGTCACGTGCACTGAGCTTTGa